One region of Apium graveolens cultivar Ventura unplaced genomic scaffold, ASM990537v1 ctg5263, whole genome shotgun sequence genomic DNA includes:
- the LOC141702513 gene encoding uncharacterized protein LOC141702513, whose product MPRHRSNTDEGAHMMTQLADTLATLVGNQQNGPRSLISEFKRLTPPVFEGSTNPSEVDKWLQEMEKIFELLGSTDEQKVNLASYQLQGSAYDWWLIEKRCGENNEEEASRAYTWETFKESFKEKYFPRTVPAKLECDFIRLEQGEKQTVSEYEAEFARLAKYMPTLVAGEINRARRFEEGLRNEIKRHVAAFELNSYKMVLNKALIVERGLVGDE is encoded by the coding sequence ATGCCTCGTCATAGAAGTAACACTGATGAAGGTGCGCACATGATGACTCAATTGGCAGACACATTGGCGACATTGGTAGGGAACCAGCAAAATGGACCTAGGAGTTTGATATCTGAATTTAAGAGGCTAACTCCTCCAGTTTTTGAAGGATCTACAAATCCTTCAGAAGTGGATAAGTGGCTACAAGAGATGGAGAAGATTTTTGAGTTACTGGGAAGTACGGACGAGCAGAAGGTTAATTTGGCAAGCTACCAACTCCAAGGAAGTGCTTACGACTGGTGGCTAATAGAGAAAAGATGCGGTGAAAATAATGAAGAAGAGGCTTCCAGAGCATACACTTGGGAAACTTTTAAGGAGTCATTTAAGGAGAAGTATTTTCCCAGGACGGTACCAGCTAAGTTGGAGTGCGATTTTATAAGGTTGGAACAAGGAGAAAAGCAAACTGTCTCGGAATATGAGGCTGAATTCGCCCGTTTGGCTAAGTATATGCCAACTTTGGTGGCGGGCGAGATTAATAGGGCACGTAGATTTGAGGAAGGATTACGTAATGAGATTAAGAGGCATGTGGCTGCTTTTGAGCTAAACAGCTACAAGATGGTGTTGAACAAGGCTTTAATAGTCGAGAGGGGGCTAGTGGGAGACGAATGA